From Sphingobacterium bambusae:
GGAAGCCGTCGCCATAGAGCTCTCCCAGAAACTTTATAGTTGCCAATCCTGAAGCAAGTTCCGGCTTACTCAGCAACATCTTCTCGGTAACATCCAGCAACTGGTTATTTTTCTTGTCCAGTAAAAACAACCTATTGATTTTGTCGGCAATAAAGTATATCGAACTGTCTCCGAACTGTCTAAAATCCAATGTAGGATATTCATTCCAGTTTGTTGCAGGCTTCTGTTCATTCACCATGCGATCGTCTATAGGATCATAAAAGAGAAACATAACTTCCGTTTTTTTATCGCCATAAACCCCGTAAGTTCTTTCTACTGAGAATAGTATCTTGGGTCTGCCGTCAGATCCCGTATACACCATTTGATCCCAAGGGCGATCGCTGTATTTATTGTCGTCATTGACGGTAGGACTGGAATTGGGGCTAAAGAGAAATTGAGAGAAAAGCAGGAAGAATGCCAACACAGCAGCAACAATAGCAATTGTAATATTCTTCTTGTTAAGCTCTTTGTTTCCGACGGTTCCCGTATTCCGATGGTTGTGGTTGACGTTGATATTAATGTCGTCGTTATCCAAAAAATACTCGGTATCGCAGTGGTTGCAGATGTAATGATCTTCCTTGATGGATTGCTTTTTGACACTTCCACATTGCGGACATTTTAAAGCGGTTACTCGTTTTGCCATAGGTGTAAATTGCTATTAAAGCGCTAACAAAGACTAATTATAAGGGAATCGATCCAGTAAAACGCAAAGCAGTTACAATCCGTAAAAGGAGCTTTTATATTCGCCAACTCTTAGTAGCTTTTGCCTTTCTTTCTTGTTGCGAACAAGCCTTCTTTTAACGGCACAGGTTGAACAGTTTGATCGCGTTTGCGGGTATGCTTATGGAAGCTTGATGAGTGAAGGTTTTTTGTCTAGCACGCGGTAGCGATATTTATTGCCATTTTTGTCGATAAAGTCATAGTTAAGGCCTTCCGTTTTTGGTGCTTTCTGAAACGACGGCGCATCCACATCGTTCAAGATACGATCTCCAACGTATACATGCTGGGCATCCTTGGCTACCGCATAATGCAGCACCTCAAACGTCGAAGGATCTGCATCTGGTAGCTGCATTTCGTTGTGAAAAACATGGACGGCATCTTTTGCCCAAAAGTGCAAGGGCGAGGACTTCTCCAAAACTTCAAAAGTTTTATAGTTCACATTGGCAGCGCCAAATGGTCTACCTTTATAGATAATTTGCGCATCTACACGTAAGGTTGATGGATGCAGCACCTCGACATCCTTGGCGGGGAAAATCTCCATTTCCCGCAGTCCGATCTGTCGGTCTCGCTCATAATACAATAACCTGTTTCGATCTAGCAGTAGATAATGCTCGGTGAGAAGTGTAGCTTTGGCAAAGCGGTATGTTAAGGGGAGCAACGATTTGCTGGCTATGACGTAAGCGCGGGCGCTGTCTTCTGCAAAATAACGGCTTCGTATGGAGAATGTTTGATAATCTAACTCGACAGGCACATTTAGATAGAAATAATGCGCTTTGTCTTTTGCCCAATAGCCTTCGCTTTCATCTATCTTTTCGTAGCTCTCTGGGTCGGCTTCCGGAATTACTGTCAACTGCTGTTTAGCACAGGTTGCGCTTACTCCAACAAGATTGTTGCTATAGTACACATGGTTTTTATCCATTGGTATGTTGTTTTTTAAACGGAATGTGGCCAAATCCACCATAGGTTGTGGACATCCTTGGTAGAAGATGTTTGATTTGTCGCGAGCGTAAAGACCTTCGATCACGGCGAAGCTTGCGATATCTGCATCCATCGCTCGTGAACCACGTTCAAATGCGTTTCCGCCGGGAATAAAATAGAGCTTATCGCCTTTTGAGTAATAGTGATCCGATAATGTACTGACTTGTTTTTTGCAAGCTAATAGACCAAATAGCATAAAACAGCTGGTAATTATTTTAAAAATTACATGCATTCCCATTTCCTCATTCTTGAAAATACGTTTTAAATTTCTGCGCTTGCACATCGTAAACGATTGCTAGCACAATATCTTCCGCCGTT
This genomic window contains:
- a CDS encoding DKNYY domain-containing protein — its product is MLFGLLACKKQVSTLSDHYYSKGDKLYFIPGGNAFERGSRAMDADIASFAVIEGLYARDKSNIFYQGCPQPMVDLATFRLKNNIPMDKNHVYYSNNLVGVSATCAKQQLTVIPEADPESYEKIDESEGYWAKDKAHYFYLNVPVELDYQTFSIRSRYFAEDSARAYVIASKSLLPLTYRFAKATLLTEHYLLLDRNRLLYYERDRQIGLREMEIFPAKDVEVLHPSTLRVDAQIIYKGRPFGAANVNYKTFEVLEKSSPLHFWAKDAVHVFHNEMQLPDADPSTFEVLHYAVAKDAQHVYVGDRILNDVDAPSFQKAPKTEGLNYDFIDKNGNKYRYRVLDKKPSLIKLP
- a CDS encoding Rcat domain-containing protein: MAKRVTALKCPQCGSVKKQSIKEDHYICNHCDTEYFLDNDDININVNHNHRNTGTVGNKELNKKNITIAIVAAVLAFFLLFSQFLFSPNSSPTVNDDNKYSDRPWDQMVYTGSDGRPKILFSVERTYGVYGDKKTEVMFLFYDPIDDRMVNEQKPATNWNEYPTLDFRQFGDSSIYFIADKINRLFLLDKKNNQLLDVTEKMLLSKPELASGLATIKFLGELYGDGFQIMANDGKEYDYFPIANRIYADRDQRYADAEKLSTLPNDAKEKNYYVFSEESSAYPKEPIQLIKYAYKEKTGYPIRLPYRAEWNDITDHDRDKFSTYKSLFSYHDKRVSSYKDLTPGRTYFDPHIMYQEENRLYIKVLPNANPENVPLLQKIDTETGEIRWTYKPEAVKAEFDDISLYKDGIGLYVYNFGSPRIRKFILLNDKDGKPVKEIELDHFKLK